In Trichocoleus desertorum NBK24, the following are encoded in one genomic region:
- the coaBC gene encoding bifunctional phosphopantothenoylcysteine decarboxylase/phosphopantothenate--cysteine ligase CoaBC, with protein sequence MLQGKRVLIGISGGIAAYKICEVVSSLAKAGAEVRVILTQSAQAFVTPLTFATLSRYPAYTDQDFWQPVHGRPLHIELGEWAEVLLLAPLTANTLAKLVYGLADNLLTNTVLASACPVLLAPAMNTDMWEQQAVQRNWQQIQADPRYHTVGPGAGLLACDRVGAGRMAEPEEILPHLLSLLHTQGQRDLAGKQILISAGGTREHLDPVRFIGNPSTGKMGLALAQAALHRGADVTLVHAPLTGVGERGFAGVRSLPVVSAEEMRQALLECLPNADWIVMSAAVADVKPAEYHAEKLPKRSLPSTLPLASVPDIAAELGTLKQPHQRLIGFAAQTGDIVTPALDKLRRKKLDAIAANPVDQPNSGFGTDTNQAVLLDAHGRRVPVPQCSKLEMAHRLFDFVQTLPSS encoded by the coding sequence ATGCTTCAAGGTAAACGAGTCTTAATTGGCATCAGTGGGGGCATCGCTGCTTACAAAATTTGTGAGGTGGTTTCTAGCCTCGCCAAAGCAGGTGCAGAAGTCAGAGTGATTCTGACTCAGTCGGCGCAAGCATTTGTCACTCCCCTGACGTTTGCCACGCTGTCCCGTTATCCTGCTTATACTGATCAAGATTTTTGGCAGCCTGTACACGGTCGCCCATTGCATATTGAGTTGGGTGAATGGGCTGAAGTATTGCTGTTGGCTCCCCTCACTGCCAACACTCTAGCCAAGCTGGTCTACGGTTTAGCAGATAACTTACTCACGAACACGGTTCTGGCTTCTGCCTGCCCAGTTCTACTCGCTCCAGCGATGAACACAGATATGTGGGAGCAGCAGGCAGTCCAACGAAATTGGCAGCAGATTCAAGCTGACCCGCGCTATCACACGGTTGGGCCAGGAGCAGGGCTGTTAGCTTGCGATCGCGTGGGGGCAGGGCGGATGGCAGAACCGGAAGAGATTTTGCCGCACTTACTTTCCCTGCTGCATACCCAGGGTCAGCGAGATTTAGCTGGCAAGCAGATTTTGATTAGTGCTGGGGGTACCCGCGAGCATCTGGACCCCGTTCGCTTTATTGGCAATCCTTCTACAGGCAAAATGGGCTTGGCATTAGCCCAGGCGGCTCTACATCGAGGTGCTGACGTGACGCTTGTGCATGCTCCTCTAACTGGGGTAGGTGAGAGAGGTTTTGCAGGAGTGCGATCGCTCCCAGTTGTCAGTGCCGAGGAAATGCGTCAAGCTTTACTGGAATGCTTACCCAATGCAGATTGGATTGTGATGTCAGCAGCGGTAGCCGATGTTAAGCCCGCTGAATATCACGCGGAGAAACTGCCAAAGCGATCGCTCCCGTCTACCCTACCGTTAGCCTCAGTGCCCGACATCGCCGCCGAGTTGGGCACACTCAAGCAACCGCACCAACGTTTGATTGGCTTTGCCGCTCAGACGGGAGATATTGTCACCCCTGCCTTAGATAAACTGCGACGGAAAAAATTAGACGCGATCGCAGCCAATCCGGTTGATCAGCCTAATAGTGGTTTTGGCACCGATACCAATCAAGCAGTTTTGCTCGATGCTCACGGTCGCCGGGTTCCTGTGCCGCAATGCAGCAAGCTAGAAATGGCTCACCGTTTGTTCGACTTTGTGCAAACGCTGCCCTCTAGCTAA
- a CDS encoding DUF2555 domain-containing protein: protein MTTLSISSREIEALTESDVADLATRLEQDSYTNPFDGLNDWHLLRAIAFQRPELIEPYMHLLDLEAYDEA from the coding sequence ATGACTACGTTAAGTATTTCGAGCCGAGAAATTGAAGCGTTGACCGAGTCTGATGTTGCAGATTTGGCAACACGTTTGGAGCAGGATAGTTATACCAATCCGTTCGATGGGTTGAATGATTGGCATCTCCTCCGGGCGATCGCCTTTCAGCGTCCTGAACTGATTGAACCCTATATGCACCTACTGGACTTAGAAGCCTACGACGAAGCCTAG
- a CDS encoding alpha/beta hydrolase: MSLQAISIPPTTGQTPEGLIVVLHGWGANAQDVASLLPLLNLSNCQFLCPDGPLPHPYNPPSGRMWYSFGQTPTFPVAAGTGLEESRQALSDWLLSLEGKTGVPLARTVLAGFSQGGAMTLDVGLNLPLAGLVSLSGYWHQSAQPKNDTFPPVFMAHGLEDTVVPLSAARDARDRLLALGASVQYQEFQMGHDIRPEVLQLMRTFVLQVLSQNRAKTSYKV, from the coding sequence TTGAGTCTACAGGCCATTTCAATTCCACCCACGACAGGTCAAACACCCGAAGGACTGATCGTGGTGTTACACGGCTGGGGTGCAAATGCTCAAGATGTAGCATCTTTACTGCCCCTACTGAATTTGTCCAATTGTCAATTTCTCTGTCCAGATGGGCCATTGCCTCATCCCTACAACCCGCCTTCTGGGCGAATGTGGTATAGCTTTGGTCAAACCCCAACCTTCCCAGTTGCCGCCGGGACTGGTCTGGAAGAAAGTCGCCAAGCTCTGAGTGATTGGCTCTTGTCGTTAGAAGGTAAGACAGGCGTGCCACTAGCCAGAACTGTTTTGGCTGGTTTCTCTCAGGGTGGCGCAATGACATTAGATGTCGGTCTAAATTTGCCTTTGGCAGGCTTAGTGTCCCTCAGTGGTTACTGGCATCAATCTGCACAACCCAAAAATGATACCTTTCCACCTGTATTTATGGCGCATGGCTTAGAAGATACCGTTGTTCCTCTCAGTGCTGCGCGAGATGCTAGAGATCGACTATTGGCACTGGGAGCCTCCGTGCAATATCAAGAATTTCAGATGGGACATGATATTCGCCCAGAAGTGTTGCAGCTCATGCGGACGTTTGTGCTTCAAGTCCTGTCACAGAATCGTGCAAAAACTTCTTATAAAGTTTGA
- the purH gene encoding bifunctional phosphoribosylaminoimidazolecarboxamide formyltransferase/IMP cyclohydrolase yields the protein MARLALLSTSDKTGLIDLAHSLVEEFGFELISSGGTAQAIKDAGLPVTKVSDYTGFPEILGGRVKTLQPRIHGGILARRDVAQDLADLEAHQIRPIDLVVVNLYPFEQTIAKPGVTLAEAIEQIDIGGPAMLRASAKNHAHLTVLCDPAQYNTYLQELRQNNGDASLEFRRACALQAFQHTAAYDQAIATYLSQVSAPEGESTELPQQFSLSGQQLQPLRYGENPHQPAAWYQSGAAATGWAAATKLQGKELSYNNLVDLEAARRIIAEFTDAQSPAAATIIKHNNPCGTALGNSLVEAYQKAFNADSTSAFGGIVALNRPIDAATATELTKTFLECVVAPGCDAEAQEILGAKSKVRVLTLPDLRSGAKDNVKAIAGGFLVQASDDAVEDPTQWQVVTERKPTDEQLEELLFAWKVCKHVKSNAIVVTRDRTTLGVGAGQMNRVGSVKIALEQAGEKVQGATLASDGFFPFDDSVRTAAAAGIVAIAQPGGSMRDQDSIQAANELGIIMVLTGVRHFLH from the coding sequence ATGGCGCGTCTAGCACTGCTGAGTACATCGGATAAAACAGGTCTAATTGATCTGGCTCACAGCTTAGTAGAAGAATTTGGGTTTGAACTAATCAGCAGTGGTGGCACCGCTCAAGCAATCAAAGACGCTGGGCTGCCTGTAACCAAAGTATCGGATTACACCGGATTTCCGGAAATTTTGGGTGGACGAGTCAAGACATTACAACCTCGGATTCATGGTGGCATTTTGGCGCGGCGAGATGTGGCCCAAGATTTGGCGGATTTGGAGGCGCACCAGATTCGCCCCATCGATCTAGTTGTGGTGAATCTTTATCCGTTTGAGCAAACGATCGCTAAACCAGGCGTGACGTTAGCCGAAGCGATCGAGCAGATTGATATTGGTGGGCCAGCGATGTTGCGAGCTTCCGCCAAAAACCACGCTCACCTGACGGTACTGTGCGATCCTGCTCAATACAACACATACCTGCAAGAACTACGCCAGAACAACGGCGATGCGTCTCTGGAATTCCGTCGAGCTTGCGCCTTGCAGGCTTTCCAACACACGGCTGCTTATGACCAAGCGATCGCCACTTATCTCAGCCAAGTCAGCGCCCCAGAGGGTGAATCTACCGAGCTACCTCAGCAGTTCTCCCTCTCTGGGCAGCAGTTGCAACCGCTACGCTACGGCGAAAACCCTCACCAACCTGCGGCTTGGTACCAAAGTGGAGCTGCCGCGACGGGCTGGGCCGCAGCGACTAAACTCCAGGGCAAAGAACTCAGCTACAACAACTTGGTAGACCTCGAAGCAGCACGACGGATTATTGCTGAATTTACTGACGCTCAAAGCCCTGCGGCTGCCACCATCATTAAGCACAACAACCCTTGTGGGACTGCCTTGGGCAACAGCTTGGTAGAAGCCTATCAAAAAGCCTTCAATGCTGATTCCACTTCGGCGTTTGGTGGCATTGTGGCCCTGAACCGACCGATTGACGCAGCGACTGCCACTGAACTCACCAAAACATTCTTGGAATGTGTCGTTGCCCCTGGCTGCGATGCAGAAGCCCAAGAAATCCTGGGTGCCAAGTCGAAAGTTCGAGTTCTAACCCTGCCAGATTTACGGAGCGGTGCCAAGGATAATGTCAAAGCGATCGCCGGAGGCTTCCTGGTTCAAGCCTCTGATGATGCCGTAGAAGACCCGACGCAATGGCAAGTGGTAACAGAGCGCAAACCCACTGATGAGCAGCTCGAAGAATTGTTGTTCGCCTGGAAAGTCTGTAAGCACGTCAAGTCCAACGCCATTGTGGTGACCCGCGATCGCACCACATTAGGAGTGGGTGCAGGCCAAATGAACCGCGTTGGTTCCGTCAAAATTGCCCTAGAGCAAGCAGGCGAAAAAGTCCAAGGAGCGACCCTAGCTAGTGATGGCTTCTTCCCCTTCGATGACTCCGTGCGAACTGCTGCCGCCGCTGGCATTGTGGCGATCGCTCAACCGGGTGGCAGCATGCGTGACCAAGACTCCATTCAAGCTGCTAATGAGCTAGGCATCATCATGGTCTTGACAGGCGTGCGCCACTTCCTGCACTAA
- a CDS encoding ankyrin repeat domain-containing protein: protein MTAANNLAFLQAVRRGDVRQVQALLADGVTADAKDKDGTTALMFAAQSGYTEIVRSLLEAGAEVNAVRARFGITALMLAAANNQVDSVQTLLAHGADVNARNDDGSTALMAAALKGHTPTVQLLLQAGAKPNVQDKDEDTALNLAVAQGHIAVVQALLRAGADANQTSHGETALTLAASENQVAIVRVLVEQGAAIDGKTPDGRTALMQAAELGFVDVVQGLLAQGANANAQDGEGETALTLAADQGHLPVVEALLAQGTEVNAKNRQGATALMAAAAGGETTIATALLNAGADINARDQEYETALNLAVVEGHTEMVELLLSRGADCQTRNRLGDTPLMVSAIHGYREIAIALLRHGADVAARNFGETALSIATMRGHTPVVQVLLSHGADANIQGDDGKTPLMKACDRDYVDIMQELLHKGADANLQDQAGATALMWAAHRGRVDAVQTLLKAGADVNLKNRGGYTALMIAEFNGFDQVVRLLKQSGAE, encoded by the coding sequence ATGACCGCTGCTAACAATCTTGCATTTCTTCAGGCGGTTAGACGGGGTGATGTCCGTCAGGTCCAAGCTTTGCTAGCGGATGGCGTGACTGCTGATGCCAAAGATAAAGATGGCACGACAGCTTTAATGTTTGCAGCTCAAAGTGGCTACACAGAAATTGTGCGATCGCTCTTGGAGGCAGGAGCAGAGGTCAACGCGGTCAGAGCTAGGTTTGGCATTACAGCCTTGATGTTGGCCGCAGCCAATAACCAAGTGGATAGCGTGCAAACTCTGTTGGCTCACGGTGCGGATGTGAATGCTCGCAACGATGATGGGAGTACCGCGTTGATGGCGGCAGCACTGAAAGGCCACACCCCCACGGTGCAACTCTTGCTACAAGCAGGTGCAAAGCCCAATGTGCAGGATAAAGATGAGGATACAGCGCTGAATCTGGCAGTGGCTCAAGGGCATATAGCCGTGGTTCAAGCGTTGCTAAGAGCGGGAGCTGATGCTAACCAGACTAGTCATGGTGAAACGGCTCTAACATTAGCAGCTAGTGAAAATCAGGTAGCAATTGTCAGAGTTTTGGTCGAGCAGGGAGCAGCGATCGATGGCAAAACTCCAGACGGCAGAACAGCTTTGATGCAAGCGGCAGAACTAGGCTTTGTAGATGTGGTGCAAGGGTTGTTAGCCCAAGGTGCAAATGCCAATGCTCAAGATGGTGAGGGAGAAACTGCTCTGACCTTGGCGGCTGATCAAGGGCATTTGCCAGTGGTTGAAGCCCTGCTAGCTCAAGGTACAGAGGTAAACGCTAAGAACCGCCAGGGGGCTACAGCGCTGATGGCTGCGGCGGCTGGTGGAGAAACCACGATCGCGACTGCTTTACTCAATGCGGGAGCTGACATTAACGCCAGGGATCAAGAGTACGAGACAGCCTTGAACTTAGCGGTGGTTGAAGGGCACACCGAAATGGTGGAGTTGTTGCTGAGTCGAGGCGCAGATTGCCAAACCCGTAATCGGTTAGGAGACACGCCCTTGATGGTGTCAGCGATTCATGGCTATCGCGAGATTGCGATCGCTCTACTACGTCATGGAGCGGATGTGGCGGCGAGAAACTTTGGGGAAACGGCTTTGAGCATTGCCACGATGCGCGGTCATACGCCAGTGGTTCAAGTCTTGCTGTCTCATGGTGCCGATGCCAATATTCAAGGTGATGATGGCAAAACGCCTTTAATGAAAGCTTGCGATCGCGATTACGTCGATATCATGCAGGAATTACTCCACAAAGGAGCAGACGCCAATCTGCAAGACCAAGCGGGAGCAACGGCTCTAATGTGGGCAGCGCATCGGGGACGAGTGGATGCCGTCCAGACGCTTCTCAAGGCTGGAGCCGATGTCAACCTCAAAAATCGAGGGGGTTACACGGCTTTAATGATCGCTGAATTTAATGGATTTGATCAGGTGGTGCGATTGCTGAAACAATCGGGAGCGGAGTGA
- a CDS encoding DUF4079 domain-containing protein, with the protein MSFEIPASTKFWLNFLHPIMMWVLLAIALYATYLGFQWRRTRKAEGDEKKELVKGRFNVRHYQFGSLMLAVMVIGTLGGMAVTYINNGKLFVGPHLLAGLGMTGMIAVSASLSPLMQKGNDLARYTHIAINIVLLGLFSWQAVTGVQIVQRILSPES; encoded by the coding sequence ATGAGCTTTGAGATTCCTGCATCGACAAAATTCTGGCTCAACTTTCTACATCCCATCATGATGTGGGTTCTGTTAGCGATCGCCCTTTACGCAACCTACTTAGGCTTCCAATGGCGACGGACGCGTAAAGCCGAGGGGGATGAGAAAAAAGAGCTGGTCAAAGGTAGATTTAACGTTCGCCACTACCAATTTGGCTCACTTATGCTAGCTGTTATGGTAATTGGCACCTTAGGTGGCATGGCTGTCACTTACATTAACAATGGCAAGTTGTTCGTCGGCCCTCACCTCTTGGCAGGATTAGGCATGACCGGGATGATTGCGGTCTCTGCGTCTCTCAGTCCTTTGATGCAAAAAGGCAATGACTTGGCTCGCTACACCCACATTGCTATTAATATCGTGCTCCTAGGACTGTTTAGCTGGCAAGCAGTTACCGGGGTGCAAATTGTTCAACGTATTTTGAGCCCTGAAAGCTAG